In one Mycobacterium heckeshornense genomic region, the following are encoded:
- the recG gene encoding ATP-dependent DNA helicase RecG: MVALTDRLDYVLGAKSADPLDEAFGIRTVQDLLRHYPRTYVEGAAVRGVGDERPPAGEHITLVDTITGAMSRPMKKRPKEKYLVITIGSGRNRVTATFFNVKQWFVDQLAKGTRIMLSGEVSYFRGTMQLTHPDFLVLDSPDGKDHGSRSLRMIADASKKISGKVLQSAFERAFYPIYPASTKVQSWDIYACVRQVLAVLDPIPDPLPKSVVTEYGLISEDQALRAIHLSESETERRRARERLTFDEAVGLQWALVTRRHGELSESGPPASPRSDGLAQELLQQLPFELTDGQREVLEVLRRELAATRPMNRLLQGEVGSGKTIVAVLAMLQMVDAGYQCALLAPTEVLAAQHVRSIRDVLGPLAMGGQLGGADNATRVALLTGSMSPAQKKQVRAEITSGQVGIVVGTHALLQDAVEFHRLGMVVVDEQHRFGVEQRDQLRAKAPDGITPHLLVMTATPIPRTVALTVYGDLETATLRELPRGRQPIATTAIFVNDKPAWLDRAWQRIIEEVSAGRQAYVVVPRIDETDDAGQTEEGGRSSATAVDLFARLRRRELAGLRLGLMHGRLPAEDKDAVMAAFRAGEIDVLVCTTVIEVGVDVPNATVMLIMDADRFGISQLHQLRGRIGRGAHPSVCLLVSWVSPDSRAGKRLRAVAQTLDGFVLADLDLKERREGDVLGRTQSGRAITLRLLSLADHRDIIETARNVSEHIYDEDPGHPGLTLLAAPFTTNERVEYLDKA; encoded by the coding sequence GTGGTGGCGCTGACCGACCGGCTGGATTACGTCTTGGGGGCGAAATCGGCCGACCCGCTCGACGAGGCATTCGGCATCCGCACGGTCCAGGACTTGCTTCGCCACTATCCGCGCACCTACGTCGAGGGCGCGGCGGTGCGCGGTGTCGGCGACGAGCGACCACCGGCCGGCGAGCACATCACGCTCGTCGACACCATCACGGGCGCGATGTCACGGCCGATGAAGAAACGCCCGAAAGAGAAGTACCTGGTGATCACGATCGGATCTGGCCGCAACCGGGTGACCGCCACGTTTTTCAACGTCAAGCAGTGGTTCGTAGACCAGCTGGCCAAAGGAACCCGGATCATGCTGTCCGGGGAGGTGAGCTATTTCCGGGGCACTATGCAGCTTACGCATCCCGATTTCCTCGTCCTCGACTCTCCGGACGGCAAGGACCACGGCAGCAGGTCCCTGCGCATGATTGCCGACGCCTCGAAGAAAATCAGCGGCAAGGTGCTGCAATCGGCGTTCGAACGGGCCTTCTACCCGATCTATCCGGCCAGCACGAAAGTGCAAAGCTGGGACATCTACGCATGCGTGCGGCAAGTGCTCGCCGTGCTGGACCCGATACCCGACCCGCTGCCGAAATCGGTTGTCACCGAATACGGTTTGATCTCCGAAGATCAAGCGCTGCGCGCAATTCACCTCTCGGAAAGCGAAACCGAACGCCGACGGGCCCGCGAGCGGCTAACTTTCGACGAAGCGGTTGGCCTGCAATGGGCACTGGTGACTCGCAGGCACGGTGAACTCTCCGAATCCGGTCCTCCGGCATCGCCCCGATCCGACGGTTTGGCACAAGAACTGTTGCAGCAGTTGCCGTTCGAACTCACCGACGGTCAGCGTGAGGTGCTCGAGGTGTTGCGTCGCGAACTCGCAGCGACCCGCCCGATGAACCGGTTGTTGCAGGGTGAGGTGGGTTCGGGGAAAACGATCGTGGCGGTTCTGGCCATGCTGCAGATGGTCGACGCCGGATACCAGTGCGCCCTGCTGGCACCGACAGAAGTCCTTGCAGCACAACATGTTCGATCAATCCGCGATGTGTTGGGACCACTGGCAATGGGCGGGCAGTTAGGCGGTGCCGACAACGCCACCCGGGTGGCGTTGCTCACCGGCTCGATGTCTCCTGCGCAGAAGAAACAGGTGCGCGCTGAGATTACCAGCGGACAGGTGGGTATCGTCGTCGGCACGCACGCGCTGCTGCAAGACGCCGTAGAGTTCCACCGGCTGGGCATGGTGGTCGTCGACGAACAGCATCGCTTCGGAGTAGAGCAGCGAGATCAGTTGCGGGCCAAGGCTCCTGACGGCATCACGCCACACCTGCTGGTGATGACTGCGACACCAATACCCCGGACAGTTGCGCTTACCGTCTATGGCGACTTGGAAACCGCGACATTGCGTGAGCTTCCGCGCGGCCGCCAGCCGATCGCTACGACCGCGATTTTCGTCAATGACAAGCCGGCATGGCTGGACCGTGCCTGGCAGCGCATCATCGAGGAGGTCTCCGCCGGACGCCAGGCCTATGTGGTAGTGCCACGGATCGACGAAACTGATGACGCTGGGCAGACCGAAGAGGGCGGCCGGTCTTCGGCCACCGCGGTCGACCTGTTCGCGCGGCTACGTCGCCGTGAATTGGCCGGCCTGCGGCTCGGTCTCATGCATGGTCGGCTGCCGGCGGAAGACAAAGATGCCGTCATGGCGGCGTTTCGGGCCGGCGAGATCGACGTGCTGGTGTGCACCACCGTCATTGAGGTTGGCGTCGACGTTCCCAATGCCACCGTGATGCTGATCATGGACGCCGACCGGTTCGGCATCAGCCAATTGCATCAGCTGCGCGGTCGCATCGGCCGAGGCGCACACCCGAGCGTGTGCCTGCTGGTGAGCTGGGTCTCCCCGGATTCGCGGGCCGGCAAGCGGCTGCGCGCGGTCGCTCAAACCTTAGACGGATTCGTCTTGGCCGACCTCGACCTCAAGGAGCGCCGCGAGGGAGATGTGTTGGGCCGCACCCAGTCTGGTCGTGCGATCACGCTGCGACTGCTGTCGTTGGCCGACCATCGAGACATCATCGAAACCGCACGGAATGTGTCCGAGCACATCTACGACGAGGATCCTGGCCATCCCGGACTGACACTGCTGGCAGCACCGTTCACCACCAACGAGCGCGTCGAGTACCTGGACAAAGCATGA
- a CDS encoding DAK2 domain-containing protein → MDAFALRDWAHTAVSDLITHIDEINRLNVFPIADGDTGTNMLFTMRSALAEANAAASSQAGSADVARVAAALSAGALHGARGNSGVILSQILRGIADVTATAAADAGGELPDIDSATLGAALRHGVDLVVASMGGHEVAGTIVSVLQAAASAVEQCAYDGEGLARAITAACDAAVVALDKTPEQLDVLADAGVVDAGGRGLLVLLDAFSATITGRAPVRTVYAPSPPRLAAETPRVHPAQQFEVMYLLGDCDAAGADALRDRLGELGDSVAIAASASDAVGGYSVHVHTDDAGAAVEAGLAFGTPRRIQISALTGAATGLPPGSWTRERAVLAVVDGDGAAELFAGEGACVLRPDPEAAEPATAVSAQQLLRAVVDTGAAQVMVLPNGYVAAEELVAGCTAAIGWGIDVVPLPTGSMVQGLAALAVHDPERQAVDDGYTMARAAGAARHGSVRVATEQALTFAGPCRPGDGLGIAGDEVLIVANDIGSAATGLVDLLLAAGGELVTVLVGAGLDADAAVVESTMKAHVHDHHPGTEVVSYRTGHRGDALLIGVE, encoded by the coding sequence CTGGACGCATTCGCACTGCGCGACTGGGCACATACCGCCGTCAGTGACCTGATCACCCACATCGATGAGATCAACCGGCTCAACGTGTTTCCCATCGCCGACGGCGACACCGGTACGAACATGTTGTTCACCATGCGCTCGGCGCTGGCTGAGGCCAACGCGGCCGCGAGCTCCCAGGCCGGGTCGGCAGACGTGGCCCGGGTGGCGGCGGCCCTGTCGGCCGGCGCGCTGCATGGCGCGCGCGGCAACTCAGGAGTGATTCTCTCGCAAATCCTGCGGGGTATCGCCGACGTGACGGCCACGGCCGCCGCCGACGCCGGCGGTGAGCTGCCCGACATCGACTCCGCCACGCTCGGGGCTGCGCTGCGGCACGGCGTGGACCTGGTGGTCGCCTCAATGGGCGGGCACGAGGTCGCCGGCACCATCGTGTCGGTGCTGCAGGCCGCGGCCAGCGCTGTGGAACAGTGCGCGTACGACGGAGAGGGGCTGGCACGAGCGATTACGGCCGCGTGTGATGCCGCCGTCGTGGCCCTGGACAAAACTCCCGAACAGCTGGATGTTCTCGCCGACGCCGGAGTGGTCGACGCCGGCGGGCGCGGCCTGCTGGTGCTGCTCGACGCGTTCAGCGCAACCATCACCGGCCGGGCGCCGGTTCGTACGGTGTATGCGCCGTCACCGCCGCGGCTAGCGGCCGAGACCCCGCGCGTGCACCCCGCGCAGCAATTCGAGGTGATGTATTTGCTGGGCGATTGCGATGCCGCCGGAGCCGATGCGCTGCGGGATCGGCTTGGCGAACTCGGTGACTCGGTGGCGATCGCTGCCTCGGCATCCGATGCGGTCGGCGGCTACTCGGTTCATGTCCACACCGACGACGCCGGCGCCGCCGTCGAGGCCGGGCTGGCGTTCGGGACGCCGCGCCGGATCCAGATCTCGGCGCTGACCGGGGCAGCGACCGGGTTGCCGCCGGGCAGCTGGACGCGTGAGCGGGCGGTCCTGGCTGTTGTCGATGGTGACGGTGCCGCGGAGCTGTTCGCTGGCGAGGGCGCTTGCGTGCTGCGGCCTGACCCCGAGGCGGCCGAACCCGCTACCGCGGTCAGCGCCCAGCAGCTGTTGCGGGCAGTGGTGGACACCGGCGCCGCACAGGTCATGGTGTTGCCCAACGGTTACGTGGCCGCCGAAGAACTCGTGGCCGGCTGCACCGCCGCCATCGGCTGGGGGATCGACGTGGTGCCGCTGCCGACCGGGTCGATGGTGCAGGGGCTGGCCGCGCTCGCGGTGCACGACCCTGAGCGGCAGGCAGTCGACGACGGCTACACCATGGCCCGCGCGGCCGGCGCCGCCCGGCACGGGTCGGTGCGCGTTGCCACCGAGCAAGCACTGACCTTCGCCGGCCCCTGCCGGCCGGGCGACGGCCTAGGTATCGCCGGTGACGAGGTATTGATCGTCGCCAACGATATCGGCTCGGCGGCAACCGGCCTGGTCGATCTGTTGCTCGCTGCCGGTGGCGAGCTGGTCACCGTGTTGGTCGGCGCGGGTTTGGATGCCGATGCCGCCGTCGTCGAATCAACGATGAAAGCCCATGTGCACGACCATCATCCGGGTACCGAGGTGGTGAGCTATCGCACCGGGCATCGCGGCGATGCGCTACTGATCGGGGTCGAGTAG